A stretch of the Nitratifractor salsuginis DSM 16511 genome encodes the following:
- a CDS encoding DUF2829 domain-containing protein, with the protein MKQYIGTKIINAKPMTLGGYNNFRGWEIPKDEDPAREGYLVEYTDGGEPNTAEYKGYVSWSPKEVFERAYRLNGNLTFGDALVYLKDGKKLARRGWNGKGMFIFLVPGSTFKVNRSPLLGIYPEGTEVQYHAHIDMKTAQGYIVPWLASQADMLAEDWEVVE; encoded by the coding sequence ATGAAGCAATATATCGGGACAAAAATCATCAATGCAAAGCCTATGACCTTGGGGGGATACAACAATTTTCGGGGCTGGGAAATTCCGAAAGACGAAGACCCCGCACGGGAGGGGTATTTGGTTGAATACACCGACGGCGGGGAGCCCAATACTGCCGAGTATAAGGGCTATGTGAGTTGGTCGCCCAAGGAGGTATTTGAACGGGCATATCGCCTGAATGGGAACCTGACCTTTGGAGACGCACTTGTTTATCTGAAGGACGGCAAGAAGCTGGCTAGGAGAGGTTGGAATGGCAAGGGGATGTTCATATTCCTTGTCCCCGGAAGTACCTTCAAGGTGAATCGCTCCCCTCTCTTGGGGATTTATCCAGAGGGGACAGAGGTGCAATATCACGCTCATATCGACATGAAAACTGCGCAAGGCTATATCGTGCCCTGGTTGGCATCCCAAGCAGATATGCTGGCCGAAGATTGGGAGGTGGTCGAATGA
- a CDS encoding MlaD family protein, producing the protein MYSKINYTLVGLFVLLFTILAFAFAFWLAKYGFEEKYDYYYLYFTEPVDGLTMDSTVKLKGVDVGKVSRIEIDPTNVERIRVKIRLKAGTPIVKGMYALLKLQGITGLSYVQIEGGKKGAPRLTAPEGQIPVIPTHPSLLHRLSESAPKFLDKLQHTADGLNKLFSQHNQQQLTKILNNTAEATGKAVAVENRLITLSDEFNRTLAHFDRRSAQLVDSVDQVTDTLQKKLPPLMDHVDEAGRNIADLARGIDRRLKRGEYDLRKMIRPIQIDIKELSYSYQELAEDLKNLSRHPSSLIFGAGSPPKGPGE; encoded by the coding sequence ATGTACAGTAAGATTAATTATACTCTTGTCGGTCTCTTTGTGCTGCTCTTTACCATCCTGGCGTTCGCCTTCGCCTTTTGGCTCGCCAAATACGGCTTTGAGGAAAAATACGACTACTATTATCTCTATTTCACCGAACCTGTTGACGGGCTCACGATGGACTCCACCGTCAAACTCAAGGGGGTCGATGTGGGCAAGGTCAGCCGCATCGAAATTGATCCCACCAATGTCGAGCGGATCCGGGTCAAGATCCGCCTCAAAGCGGGAACCCCCATCGTCAAAGGGATGTACGCCCTGCTCAAGCTCCAGGGGATCACCGGCCTCTCCTATGTCCAGATCGAAGGGGGCAAAAAGGGGGCACCTCGCTTGACGGCACCCGAGGGACAGATCCCGGTCATCCCAACCCACCCGTCACTTCTGCACCGGCTTAGCGAAAGCGCTCCGAAATTTCTCGACAAACTCCAGCACACTGCCGATGGCCTCAACAAACTTTTCAGTCAACATAATCAACAGCAATTGACGAAGATTCTCAACAATACGGCCGAAGCTACCGGCAAAGCGGTCGCCGTAGAGAATCGACTCATCACTCTCTCCGATGAATTCAACCGTACCCTGGCCCATTTCGATCGACGCAGCGCCCAATTGGTAGATTCCGTCGACCAGGTGACCGATACACTGCAAAAGAAGCTCCCGCCCCTTATGGATCATGTGGATGAAGCGGGCCGTAATATCGCCGACCTTGCCAGAGGGATTGACCGTCGTCTGAAACGGGGCGAATACGATCTGCGCAAAATGATCCGTCCCATACAGATCGACATCAAAGAGCTCAGCTACAGTTACCAGGAGCTCGCTGAAGATTTGAAAAACCTGAGCCGGCATCCCAGCTCCCTGATCTTCGGTGCGGGAAGCCCACCCAAAGGACCCGGTGAATGA
- a CDS encoding LexA family transcriptional regulator, producing the protein MKTHEKLKMLLREKGRGAQTKLAEMLNEDKGFVSRWVSGKQEIPKSKLKAVANYLNVTVDYLLDETQEIPLNRYIPLIGEASCGVPTGAFYESDEYIAVPPGVDASSSYAVKASGDSMWPTIADGEIVVCDTKRPPSDNSVVHYTFDGESGIKRVKRQSDGSVILLPDNTSCEGCTPIVIPKDRVAELYTARCTKVFKSL; encoded by the coding sequence ATGAAAACACACGAAAAGCTAAAAATGCTCTTGAGAGAAAAAGGGCGCGGTGCTCAGACAAAGCTCGCTGAAATGCTGAATGAGGACAAGGGCTTTGTCAGTAGATGGGTGAGCGGGAAACAGGAAATTCCGAAATCGAAGTTAAAAGCTGTAGCCAATTACCTCAATGTAACAGTTGACTATCTGCTCGACGAAACGCAGGAGATACCTCTAAATAGATATATCCCTCTGATCGGCGAAGCATCTTGCGGCGTGCCTACGGGGGCCTTCTATGAATCGGATGAATACATAGCCGTCCCCCCTGGCGTCGATGCATCAAGTTCCTACGCAGTAAAGGCATCAGGAGATAGTATGTGGCCCACAATAGCCGATGGTGAGATCGTGGTATGCGATACAAAAAGGCCACCCTCAGATAATTCGGTAGTCCACTATACTTTCGATGGAGAAAGCGGAATCAAACGGGTAAAGAGGCAAAGCGACGGTTCCGTGATCCTGTTGCCGGACAATACCTCTTGCGAAGGCTGTACCCCAATAGTCATCCCAAAAGATCGAGTTGCTGAACTCTATACGGCACGCTGCACCAAGGTATTCAAATCCCTCTAA
- a CDS encoding PD-(D/E)XK nuclease-like domain-containing protein → MTNAEYHAAEGISASDFRLLEKSPLHYEHKELFKLEGPQFNLGTLVHKMVLEPDTLGDEFVKEDFEGCELNKNSKAYKEANALFLEECQGKTVVPVNVWEQAEAMARNVMAIAGGLLQGGKAEQSIFADDKLYEVRRKCRPDYYRPDLGIVIDLKTTADGSERGFAKSLYQYRYHRQAAWYLDTMQMAGHNAETFIFITVETSKPYMVDIWEIEPLSIEAGRENYNTLLAQYHNYKTKGVANIVKPISIPDWGFKEE, encoded by the coding sequence ATGACAAACGCAGAATACCACGCCGCCGAAGGGATCAGCGCAAGCGACTTCCGGCTGCTGGAAAAATCCCCGCTCCATTACGAGCACAAAGAGCTTTTCAAGCTGGAGGGGCCGCAATTCAATCTCGGCACCCTGGTTCACAAAATGGTGCTGGAGCCCGACACTCTCGGTGACGAGTTCGTCAAAGAGGACTTCGAGGGCTGTGAGCTGAACAAAAACTCCAAAGCCTACAAGGAGGCCAACGCCCTCTTTCTGGAAGAGTGCCAAGGCAAGACCGTCGTCCCGGTGAATGTCTGGGAGCAGGCCGAAGCGATGGCCCGAAACGTTATGGCGATCGCCGGGGGCCTGCTGCAAGGCGGCAAGGCAGAGCAAAGTATCTTTGCTGACGACAAGCTTTATGAGGTGCGCCGCAAGTGCCGCCCGGACTATTACCGGCCCGATCTGGGGATCGTCATTGATCTCAAGACTACGGCAGACGGAAGCGAGCGGGGTTTCGCAAAGAGCCTCTATCAATACCGTTACCACCGACAAGCCGCCTGGTATCTCGACACAATGCAAATGGCCGGGCATAACGCAGAGACCTTCATCTTCATCACGGTCGAAACGTCCAAGCCCTATATGGTGGACATCTGGGAGATCGAGCCTCTTTCCATCGAAGCGGGACGGGAAAACTACAACACTCTGCTGGCGCAATATCACAATTACAAGACCAAAGGCGTGGCGAATATCGTCAAGCCCATTTCAATCCCCGACTGGGGATTCAAGGAGGAATAG
- a CDS encoding ABC-type transport auxiliary lipoprotein family protein, with protein sequence MKNLLSLLIAGALFFLLGGCSGKTIHMYTLDAAGNLPRVHPRFSAIRVDYPKGIEDTMGTRIYFSRSDLTQSYYGYSQWSKSLNRILMANLIEALQRSGIARNVLDYASQADAPYELECTVYRFEHQITPQGSTAEISIGLRLIRTEDKKLIASKIFNYSIPCTQTDARGFVEAANRAIFRLSTDMIRWLSSVRR encoded by the coding sequence ATGAAAAATCTACTCTCTCTGCTTATTGCGGGCGCTCTCTTCTTTCTGCTCGGCGGATGCAGCGGCAAAACGATCCATATGTATACCCTCGACGCAGCGGGAAATCTTCCCAGAGTCCATCCCCGTTTCAGTGCCATTCGTGTCGATTACCCCAAGGGGATCGAGGATACGATGGGGACCCGTATCTATTTCAGCCGGAGTGACCTGACCCAATCCTACTACGGCTACAGCCAGTGGAGCAAATCCCTCAACCGGATCCTGATGGCCAACCTCATCGAAGCCCTTCAACGCAGCGGCATCGCGCGCAATGTCCTCGACTACGCGTCCCAGGCCGATGCCCCCTATGAACTCGAATGCACCGTCTACCGTTTCGAACACCAGATCACCCCCCAGGGCTCCACGGCCGAAATCTCCATCGGACTGCGACTGATCCGTACCGAGGACAAGAAGCTGATCGCTTCGAAAATCTTCAACTACAGCATCCCCTGCACCCAGACCGACGCCCGGGGATTCGTCGAAGCGGCCAACCGGGCCATTTTCCGGCTCTCGACTGATATGATCCGCTGGCTGAGCAGTGTGAGGAGATAA
- a CDS encoding single-stranded DNA-binding protein, with translation MNTVIVLGTLTSDVDLRFSKSGNAIGKFSLAYNKKYKASSGQMEEKVSFFDCVAFGGRAETIQRYFQKGSRILIQGELEQQTWTTNDGGKRSRVVINILGFDFVDRKSGGQSPRQPQTPPGGQYADIPDDEIPY, from the coding sequence GTGAACACCGTTATCGTGTTGGGGACATTGACTAGCGATGTGGACCTGCGTTTCAGTAAGTCCGGCAACGCTATCGGGAAATTCTCTCTGGCTTACAACAAGAAATATAAGGCCTCCTCCGGGCAGATGGAAGAGAAAGTGAGCTTTTTCGATTGTGTCGCCTTCGGGGGCCGCGCCGAAACGATCCAGCGCTACTTTCAAAAGGGGAGCCGGATACTCATTCAGGGGGAGTTGGAGCAGCAAACTTGGACGACAAACGACGGCGGCAAGCGCAGTAGGGTCGTCATAAACATTCTGGGCTTCGACTTCGTCGACCGCAAAAGCGGCGGGCAGTCCCCCCGACAGCCACAGACACCGCCGGGTGGTCAATACGCCGACATTCCAGATGATGAAATCCCGTATTGA
- a CDS encoding N-acetylmuramoyl-L-alanine amidase family protein, whose translation MKKIALVVGHRKNAQGAWGNAGVSEFKYNSHLAEAIKDKLDQVGFGGEVKIFFRDDLPGGYGEKMKRLHKRIDEWGADYSVSMHFNAAGRQDVNGHEVLYCSKTGRKVAEIFDEALDHSLKNKDRKIKKKTRKDRGGGFLCRGKSVCVLVEPFFAAHQKEYMPGTPGYDALLHAYANAIIRTAKEV comes from the coding sequence ATGAAAAAGATCGCATTGGTCGTAGGACACCGAAAGAACGCACAGGGAGCCTGGGGAAATGCCGGGGTGAGCGAGTTCAAATATAACTCCCATCTGGCCGAAGCCATCAAGGATAAGCTGGATCAGGTTGGCTTTGGCGGTGAGGTAAAGATTTTCTTCCGGGACGATCTGCCCGGCGGATACGGCGAGAAAATGAAGCGGCTGCATAAACGGATCGACGAATGGGGTGCCGACTATTCGGTCTCGATGCACTTCAACGCGGCGGGGCGGCAGGACGTGAACGGCCACGAAGTCCTCTACTGCTCCAAGACGGGCCGCAAAGTGGCCGAGATTTTCGATGAAGCGCTGGACCACTCCCTGAAAAACAAAGACCGGAAGATCAAGAAAAAGACCCGCAAGGATCGCGGCGGGGGCTTCCTGTGCCGCGGCAAGAGCGTATGCGTGCTGGTGGAGCCCTTCTTTGCGGCGCACCAGAAGGAGTATATGCCCGGTACCCCCGGCTACGACGCGCTCCTGCACGCCTACGCAAACGCGATCATCCGCACGGCGAAAGAGGTGTGA
- a CDS encoding ABC transporter permease — MNQSPLKLRKNGEETLIECQGDWTLDQARLIEKELRRLPLPETPRCRIDFGKVQRFDSAGILLLLELRERMKKAGKACEITGLDEKKEKMLHLIERGYGEEPLPKRREGLLWRIGKATVEELKVVRDFFHFLGELSVSFLRLLFKPSNFRMRETVYHIQHSGVNALFIIGLTSFLVGLVIAYESLVQLVQFGADIYVVDGIGIAITRELGPMITAIVIAGRSASSYAAEIGTMKITEEIAAMQTLGFDPFYFLVIPRIVAMMIALPLLIFFSDVIGILGGMIATKVQVDLSFTFFIERLQEVLAAKHYILGIVKGPFFALIIAATGCFHGFRVTGDTESIGIETTASVVHAIFFVIACDALFAVIYTQLGY, encoded by the coding sequence ATGAATCAAAGCCCGCTGAAACTCCGTAAAAACGGCGAAGAGACCCTTATCGAATGTCAGGGAGACTGGACTCTCGATCAGGCCCGACTCATCGAAAAGGAGCTCCGCCGCCTCCCCCTCCCCGAGACTCCACGCTGCCGGATCGATTTTGGAAAGGTGCAGCGTTTCGACAGCGCGGGAATCCTCCTGCTTCTAGAGCTGCGGGAGCGAATGAAAAAGGCGGGCAAAGCGTGCGAAATCACCGGTCTCGATGAGAAAAAAGAGAAAATGCTGCACCTCATCGAGCGGGGATACGGTGAAGAACCTCTGCCCAAACGGCGGGAAGGTTTGCTCTGGCGTATCGGCAAAGCCACCGTCGAAGAGCTCAAAGTCGTGCGCGACTTCTTTCATTTCCTGGGGGAACTCTCCGTCAGTTTCCTGCGCTTGCTTTTCAAGCCCTCCAACTTCCGTATGCGCGAAACCGTCTACCACATCCAGCACTCCGGCGTCAATGCCCTTTTCATCATCGGCCTGACCTCTTTTCTGGTGGGGCTGGTCATCGCCTACGAGAGTCTCGTGCAGCTGGTTCAGTTCGGGGCGGATATCTACGTCGTCGACGGGATCGGCATCGCCATTACCCGGGAGCTGGGGCCCATGATCACCGCCATCGTCATCGCGGGACGCAGCGCCTCCTCCTATGCCGCGGAGATCGGGACGATGAAGATCACCGAAGAGATCGCCGCCATGCAGACTTTGGGCTTCGATCCCTTCTACTTCCTGGTCATTCCCCGGATTGTCGCCATGATGATCGCTTTGCCCCTGCTGATCTTCTTCTCCGATGTGATCGGAATTTTGGGAGGAATGATCGCCACCAAGGTCCAGGTCGATCTCTCCTTCACCTTCTTTATCGAAAGACTGCAGGAAGTCCTGGCGGCCAAGCACTACATCCTGGGAATCGTCAAAGGGCCCTTCTTCGCCCTGATCATCGCCGCGACAGGGTGTTTTCACGGCTTTCGGGTGACCGGAGATACCGAAAGCATCGGGATCGAAACCACCGCCAGTGTGGTTCACGCGATCTTTTTCGTCATTGCCTGCGACGCTCTTTTTGCCGTCATCTACACTCAGTTGGGATATTGA
- a CDS encoding phage antirepressor N-terminal domain-containing protein — translation MSHLQTALIDFQGANLLTAKDEKTGVIYVALKPIVESMGLSWGRQSEKIKNDTRYSLMCIPFVTKGGTQEMLSLAVDHLPAFLYSINPNRVRKDLRDRIIAFQRETFAVINAYWRQKSKKSAPDTFAAERIATLEQRIYALQRENTELRRSINRITYNDRQLPKLDEKLAKLYIKGVIPELGRRIKELRDKIEKELGTIGRPYVRELEALSRFFDEKPQEGGNFIALGDTLFPHALIK, via the coding sequence ATGTCACACCTTCAAACCGCGCTGATTGACTTCCAAGGTGCAAATCTACTAACAGCGAAAGATGAAAAGACAGGCGTCATCTACGTTGCACTTAAACCTATTGTAGAAAGTATGGGGCTTTCTTGGGGGAGGCAATCGGAAAAGATAAAGAATGATACAAGGTATTCACTTATGTGTATCCCTTTTGTTACAAAGGGCGGAACGCAGGAGATGCTTAGCTTGGCGGTTGACCATCTCCCCGCGTTTCTCTACTCGATAAACCCTAACCGTGTGCGGAAGGATTTACGAGACCGTATTATAGCATTTCAGAGGGAAACCTTCGCCGTAATCAACGCCTATTGGCGCCAAAAGAGCAAAAAGTCCGCCCCCGACACCTTCGCCGCCGAGCGGATCGCCACGCTGGAGCAGCGGATTTACGCCCTTCAGCGGGAAAACACCGAACTCCGCCGCTCCATCAACCGGATCACCTACAACGACCGCCAGCTTCCCAAACTGGATGAAAAGCTGGCGAAGCTTTACATTAAAGGCGTCATTCCCGAATTGGGCCGGCGCATCAAGGAACTTCGGGACAAGATAGAAAAAGAGCTGGGAACCATTGGCCGCCCGTATGTCCGGGAACTGGAAGCACTCTCCCGCTTCTTCGACGAAAAGCCCCAGGAGGGCGGAAACTTCATTGCGCTGGGAGATACGCTGTTTCCGCACGCTTTGATTAAGTGA
- a CDS encoding helix-turn-helix domain-containing protein — MAQEKKKKRIKQLDIVEKTGIDKSTISRYLSGEKTPSLRIAKYISDKTGLPMDIFLSRAAQQIHLGKVYLKHDVFIGTNSKGAKNVEG, encoded by the coding sequence ATGGCACAAGAGAAAAAGAAAAAGCGTATAAAGCAGCTTGATATTGTAGAGAAGACTGGGATTGATAAGTCAACTATCAGCAGATATCTCAGCGGAGAAAAGACCCCTTCACTTCGCATTGCAAAATACATTTCTGACAAAACGGGACTGCCGATGGATATTTTCCTGTCGAGGGCCGCACAGCAGATTCATTTAGGAAAAGTTTATCTCAAACACGATGTTTTTATTGGAACAAACAGTAAAGGGGCTAAAAATGTTGAAGGGTGA
- a CDS encoding MATE family efflux transporter — protein sequence MNRQILRLALPNILANISVPLISSVDTALMGHLSAAHLAALGIGGMIFMFLYSSFGFLRMGTTGMTAQAFGAGDGHTLSATLYRAMILALILALPMIIFENIIFGLAAEWMNVEASYRSLAQEYFSIRIWTAPAVLLMFVLTGFFFGMQNSRYPLYVTVLVNLVNVGLSIFLVRVLEWGIAGAAWGTVVAQYAGLAYAFWLLGRYRASIQRVRRRELLRWEALSRFFHVNRNIFIRTLALTFSLAFFYAQAAKGGEVTLSVMILLLQFLIWSSFAIDGFANAAESLVGRYYGAGDRRSFAAAVKYSLLWGGGLAILFSVSYGLWGGAILRIFTDSPPVLEAAERLLPLASLLPLLAFAAFIYDGIFIGMTAVKAMRNAVLSATAIYLGSYYLLKSFLPLEWALWISFLGFFFYRGVLQWWMFRRKGWELK from the coding sequence ATGAACCGGCAGATCCTCCGCCTGGCCCTTCCCAATATCCTGGCCAATATTTCCGTTCCTCTCATCAGCTCCGTCGATACGGCGCTTATGGGGCATCTCTCGGCAGCCCATCTGGCGGCGCTGGGGATCGGGGGGATGATCTTTATGTTCCTCTACAGCAGCTTCGGTTTCCTCCGGATGGGCACGACGGGAATGACGGCTCAGGCTTTCGGAGCTGGGGACGGGCACACGCTCAGCGCGACCCTCTATCGGGCGATGATCCTGGCATTGATCCTGGCGCTCCCTATGATCATATTTGAAAATATTATTTTTGGACTCGCCGCTGAGTGGATGAATGTGGAGGCGAGCTACCGCTCTTTGGCCCAGGAGTATTTCTCCATACGAATATGGACGGCGCCCGCGGTGCTGTTGATGTTCGTTCTGACCGGCTTTTTCTTCGGGATGCAGAATTCCCGCTACCCCCTCTATGTCACCGTGCTGGTCAATCTGGTCAATGTGGGGCTCAGTATCTTTCTGGTCCGGGTTTTGGAGTGGGGGATCGCCGGGGCGGCCTGGGGGACGGTGGTGGCTCAATATGCGGGATTGGCCTACGCCTTTTGGCTGCTGGGGCGTTACCGCGCTTCCATACAAAGGGTTCGGCGCAGGGAGCTGCTGCGCTGGGAAGCGCTTTCGAGATTCTTCCACGTCAACCGCAATATCTTTATCCGGACGCTGGCGCTGACCTTTTCTTTGGCTTTTTTCTATGCCCAGGCGGCCAAGGGCGGCGAAGTGACCCTCTCGGTGATGATCCTGCTGCTGCAATTTTTGATCTGGAGCAGCTTCGCCATCGATGGCTTCGCCAATGCCGCAGAGAGCCTGGTGGGCCGATACTACGGAGCGGGGGACCGTCGATCTTTCGCCGCGGCGGTCAAATACTCCCTGCTCTGGGGAGGGGGCCTGGCGATTCTCTTTTCCGTATCCTATGGCCTATGGGGCGGGGCGATCCTGAGGATCTTCACCGACAGTCCTCCGGTCCTCGAAGCGGCCGAGAGGCTCTTGCCTCTGGCTTCGCTGCTGCCTCTGTTGGCTTTCGCCGCCTTCATCTACGATGGGATTTTCATCGGGATGACCGCTGTCAAAGCGATGCGCAACGCCGTCCTGAGCGCCACGGCGATCTACCTGGGGAGTTATTACCTCCTCAAGAGCTTTTTACCTCTGGAGTGGGCGCTTTGGATCTCTTTCTTGGGATTTTTCTTTTATCGTGGGGTATTGCAGTGGTGGATGTTTCGGCGCAAAGGATGGGAGCTGAAGTAG
- a CDS encoding site-specific integrase codes for MGLLKTISPTTTRKYVNVLGGILEMAKDYEAIQVNPATGIKLPGKTAPTRNRTPFSTEEVALILESAAGWFRNYLAVAFYTGARPGEILAIKPEDIDLKRRVIRIERNIRHGKVTTPKTAYSVRSVPILDPLLPYLRGQLMQAGEWLFESPRGGHYNGARKVMYHWQNLMERLGIEYRDLYTTRHTFITHMLMSGELSVLELAQIVGHKNAQQIMQSYARFINEQHLKISREIDPFNKKATDKVADTLG; via the coding sequence ATGGGGCTACTGAAAACGATAAGCCCCACTACTACCCGCAAATATGTAAACGTCCTTGGCGGCATCCTGGAGATGGCGAAGGACTATGAAGCAATCCAGGTCAATCCGGCCACAGGGATCAAGCTGCCCGGTAAGACGGCCCCTACCAGGAACCGCACGCCATTCAGCACCGAAGAGGTGGCCCTGATCCTGGAGAGTGCTGCCGGGTGGTTTAGAAACTACCTGGCCGTCGCCTTCTACACCGGCGCACGACCTGGGGAAATCCTGGCGATCAAGCCGGAGGACATCGACCTGAAGCGCCGGGTTATCCGCATCGAGCGGAACATCCGGCACGGCAAGGTGACGACGCCAAAGACGGCCTACTCCGTGCGCTCCGTGCCGATCCTTGATCCGCTGCTGCCCTACCTCCGGGGCCAGCTTATGCAGGCGGGGGAATGGCTATTCGAGTCACCGAGGGGAGGCCACTACAACGGGGCGCGAAAAGTGATGTATCACTGGCAAAACCTGATGGAGAGGCTGGGAATAGAATACCGCGATCTCTATACGACGCGGCACACGTTCATCACCCACATGTTAATGAGTGGAGAATTGTCGGTTCTGGAATTGGCGCAGATCGTCGGGCACAAAAACGCCCAACAGATCATGCAGAGTTACGCGCGGTTCATCAATGAGCAGCACCTCAAGATCAGCCGCGAAATTGACCCATTCAACAAAAAAGCTACTGACAAAGTAGCCGACACCCTGGGTTGA
- a CDS encoding RusA family crossover junction endodeoxyribonuclease produces the protein MRKEILIFDIVPVPAPRPRVTKSGAYMPESYRNFKRIIGYLARRQLKAPFTGAVKMNILFQFKKPKSWSKAKRKRAFWHTQKPDKDNLEKSIKDALEGIAYRNDSAVASGSIHKVWGDCNRIVVELEDLSDEERPEMFYQYAKEEGR, from the coding sequence ATGCGAAAAGAAATCTTGATTTTCGACATCGTCCCCGTCCCGGCTCCGCGCCCGAGAGTAACGAAAAGCGGCGCGTATATGCCGGAGAGTTACCGTAACTTCAAGCGGATCATCGGCTATCTTGCCCGTCGGCAGCTCAAGGCCCCCTTTACCGGAGCGGTCAAAATGAACATCTTGTTTCAGTTCAAGAAGCCCAAAAGCTGGAGCAAGGCGAAGCGGAAGCGGGCATTTTGGCACACGCAAAAGCCGGACAAGGACAATCTGGAGAAGTCCATAAAAGACGCGCTGGAAGGCATAGCGTACCGTAACGATTCGGCCGTTGCGAGCGGGTCGATACACAAGGTCTGGGGCGACTGTAACCGGATCGTGGTAGAATTGGAGGATTTGAGCGACGAAGAGCGTCCTGAAATGTTTTATCAATATGCAAAGGAGGAAGGAAGATGA
- a CDS encoding ABC transporter ATP-binding protein: MAEPIIEMRNIVTRFGDTVIHDGVNLTVYPGEIYGILGESGAGKSVLVKEIIMLLRPTSGTIKVLGKELSHLNYVERHQLRRSWGVLFQFGALFTSLTVAENIALPLKEYTSIPKDLREKIVREKLEMVGLHSRAAALYPSELSGGMIKRAALARALAMDPKLLFLDEPTSGLDPIGARAFDRLIVDLRDALDITVVMITHDLDSIFTIVDRMAVLADKHVVAEGTLQEVMATDHPFVQRFFKNEYISKRFMGKIDAKDSAGSGASDVQ, encoded by the coding sequence ATGGCCGAACCGATCATCGAAATGCGCAACATCGTCACCCGTTTCGGCGACACAGTGATTCACGACGGGGTCAATTTGACGGTCTATCCGGGGGAAATCTACGGCATCCTCGGAGAGAGCGGCGCGGGAAAATCGGTCCTGGTCAAAGAGATCATTATGCTGCTACGGCCTACCTCCGGCACGATCAAAGTCCTGGGCAAGGAGCTCTCTCATCTCAACTACGTCGAGCGGCATCAGCTGCGGCGAAGCTGGGGAGTGCTTTTTCAATTCGGGGCCCTCTTCACCTCCCTGACCGTCGCAGAGAACATCGCTCTGCCTTTGAAAGAGTACACCTCTATCCCAAAGGATTTGCGGGAGAAGATCGTCCGGGAAAAGCTGGAGATGGTGGGGCTCCATAGCCGGGCCGCGGCTCTCTACCCTTCCGAGCTCAGCGGTGGGATGATCAAGCGGGCTGCCCTCGCCCGGGCCCTGGCCATGGACCCCAAGCTCCTCTTCCTCGACGAGCCCACTTCGGGACTGGACCCCATCGGCGCCCGGGCCTTCGACCGGCTCATCGTCGATCTCAGGGATGCCCTGGACATCACCGTGGTGATGATCACCCACGACCTCGACTCCATCTTCACCATTGTCGACCGTATGGCGGTCCTGGCCGACAAACACGTCGTCGCCGAGGGGACCCTCCAGGAAGTGATGGCGACAGATCATCCTTTTGTGCAACGCTTTTTCAAGAACGAATACATCTCCAAACGATTTATGGGTAAAATAGACGCAAAAGATTCAGCCGGGAGCGGAGCCAGCGATGTACAGTAA
- a CDS encoding helix-turn-helix domain-containing protein, translated as MNDYNLKEEIKSLGMTQKEFAANIGVAENTVSQWVRGVIDTPRWVPRMIELLHKEKKYEQAKKAFCNK; from the coding sequence ATGAACGATTACAACCTGAAAGAAGAGATCAAAAGTCTCGGAATGACTCAGAAAGAGTTTGCCGCGAATATCGGGGTAGCAGAGAACACCGTAAGCCAATGGGTAAGAGGTGTTATTGATACCCCCCGATGGGTTCCGCGTATGATTGAACTCCTCCACAAGGAGAAAAAATATGAACAGGCAAAAAAAGCCTTCTGCAATAAATAG